Proteins encoded in a region of the Ignavibacteriales bacterium genome:
- a CDS encoding heparinase II/III family protein, with protein sequence MTFRTNHCSSFRALTVICTLIVLLAASLHAQVTTQDLSRAISIEKLQHPYLYFANEDKPAILRRIQTDPESKAIMAGLLAEGHRLLYVPVKDPPPARVKHPRYAASGDEANAYAGNIADGAVKLAFLYQMTGEIRYAKKAIEFAVALCDLENWVQQAHTFDIIYPRVWPWNVPDDRVVFSYDITSSGRAISVATVYDWVYPVLTKWERDKLRNGLLEKAITRVRGNYDFFWWSSAYRCNWSAICYSGLGVSSLALLKENPVLVDVVAEAYNRIGLTYDQIGDDGGWQEGRGYYGYLMRVSVEFVDVLKRLSGGKFNLFNHKKISSHPLDFPLYSLTANFEDGGAGPIGPTAVVNKLAQESGSPTAAWYRQQYFGEGTAIMDILWPRPAVVPVEPLEKSKLFKSINWAILRSSFSDPSTVTIACKAGYNDDPHHGHLDCGNFILTWHDIPFIRDLGSMRYDEIYFNEERWLYPFASSEGHNLIFVNGEQQIPAKLKDQPWKPGIGGEILKFETSARRDYVLMDPTRAYPGKELKTWRRSIVLDKPSTTLILDEVEASPGATIQARFFPAAAGRQGRPGRETSRVPLPVGVDHRVFRDHALLSAERHTMALIPLVLDNDFEIIEDKIAAVPVTEDAELTWLPYLEAVTKAKSRSSVIATVFLPVRDPEDAEQAVRSARIRRIGDRQIEITITRERAAFKWLFEKEKDGFVLKN encoded by the coding sequence ATGACTTTTCGAACAAATCACTGCTCATCATTCAGGGCTCTCACTGTGATCTGCACTCTCATCGTCCTCCTGGCTGCATCGCTTCACGCTCAGGTGACGACACAAGATCTTTCCAGAGCAATCAGTATAGAGAAGCTCCAGCATCCGTACCTCTATTTTGCCAACGAGGACAAACCTGCCATCCTCAGAAGGATTCAAACAGATCCCGAGAGCAAGGCAATCATGGCCGGCTTGCTGGCAGAGGGACATCGTCTCCTGTACGTGCCGGTGAAGGATCCGCCGCCGGCAAGAGTCAAACACCCGAGGTATGCTGCAAGTGGTGATGAAGCGAACGCGTACGCAGGGAACATCGCGGATGGCGCCGTCAAACTGGCCTTTCTCTATCAGATGACAGGCGAGATCCGGTATGCGAAGAAGGCTATCGAGTTCGCTGTGGCACTGTGCGATCTCGAGAACTGGGTCCAGCAGGCCCACACATTTGACATTATCTATCCCCGCGTGTGGCCCTGGAATGTTCCTGATGACCGGGTTGTGTTCTCCTACGACATAACTTCCTCCGGCAGAGCCATCTCGGTGGCAACTGTGTATGACTGGGTGTATCCTGTCCTGACGAAATGGGAACGCGACAAGCTGCGGAACGGACTTCTCGAGAAAGCGATCACGCGAGTGCGTGGAAACTATGATTTTTTCTGGTGGTCATCTGCGTATCGGTGCAACTGGTCGGCGATCTGCTATTCAGGCCTTGGTGTCAGCTCCCTTGCGTTGCTCAAGGAAAATCCCGTGCTCGTCGATGTCGTGGCGGAGGCATATAACAGGATTGGCCTGACCTATGATCAGATCGGTGACGATGGAGGGTGGCAGGAGGGGAGGGGCTACTACGGGTATTTGATGAGGGTCAGCGTTGAATTTGTGGATGTGCTCAAGCGGCTCTCGGGAGGAAAATTCAACCTGTTCAATCACAAGAAGATCAGCAGTCACCCATTGGATTTTCCGCTCTACAGTCTGACGGCAAACTTCGAAGATGGTGGGGCGGGGCCCATCGGTCCAACGGCGGTGGTCAACAAGCTGGCTCAGGAAAGCGGAAGTCCGACTGCGGCCTGGTACAGACAACAGTACTTTGGTGAAGGCACGGCGATCATGGATATCCTCTGGCCGAGGCCGGCAGTTGTTCCAGTCGAGCCGCTTGAAAAATCGAAACTCTTCAAGAGCATCAATTGGGCCATACTGCGAAGCAGCTTCTCAGATCCTTCGACGGTCACCATTGCCTGCAAGGCAGGATACAACGACGACCCTCATCACGGCCACCTTGATTGCGGCAACTTCATTCTGACATGGCACGACATACCCTTCATCCGCGATCTTGGAAGCATGCGGTACGATGAAATCTATTTCAACGAAGAACGCTGGCTATATCCCTTCGCATCGAGCGAAGGTCACAATCTGATTTTCGTTAATGGCGAACAGCAAATCCCAGCGAAGCTCAAGGACCAGCCCTGGAAGCCGGGAATAGGCGGCGAAATCCTGAAATTTGAGACCAGTGCTCGGCGGGACTATGTGCTGATGGATCCAACCAGGGCGTACCCGGGCAAGGAACTTAAGACATGGAGAAGGAGCATTGTTCTCGACAAGCCGTCAACAACGTTGATTCTCGATGAAGTAGAAGCTTCCCCCGGTGCAACGATTCAGGCGCGGTTCTTTCCGGCTGCCGCCGGGAGACAGGGGCGTCCGGGACGAGAAACTTCCCGCGTGCCTCTTCCGGTCGGAGTGGATCATAGAGTGTTTCGGGATCACGCCCTTCTGTCGGCCGAGCGGCATACGATGGCATTGATCCCACTTGTTCTTGACAACGATTTCGAAATCATCGAAGACAAGATCGCTGCGGTCCCGGTAACAGAAGATGCTGAATTGACATGGCTTCCCTATCTGGAAGCGGTAACAAAGGCTAAGTCGCGGTCCTCGGTGATCGCTACCGTCTTCCTTCCGGTGCGCGACCCGGAAGATGCTGAGCAGGCCGTAAGATCAGCCAGAATCAGAAGAATCGGTGACCGCCAGATTGAGATCACGATCACGCGGGAGAGAGCCGCTTTCAAGTGGCTTTTTGAGAAAGAGAAGGACGGATTCGTTCTGAAGAACTGA